The Bacteroidales bacterium genome includes a region encoding these proteins:
- a CDS encoding glycosyltransferase, giving the protein MKLSVVIVNYNVKFFLSQCLHSLKLAIDNLGQPVEVFVVDNHSVDGSCYLIKEQFPWVKLIENKTNVGFSKANNQAISQAKGEYILLLNPDTVLEQDTLSKVITFMDNRLDAGGLGVRMIDGKGNFLPESKRGLPTPKVAFFKITGLSKLFPKSPFFNQYHLGYLDEFSIHEVDVLSGAFMLLRKSVLNSIGLLDETFFMYGEDVDLSFRIKQAGYKNYYFPGTTIIHYKGESTKKGSINYVRMFYSAMAIFANKHFRSNQSIIMSFFIQIAIWLRAFLSLLKRVIILIAIPLFDFIFFFGLLYAITQIWEQIKYGNEGVYPEKFILYVLPVYSLLLVFALYYSGLYAQRPRWSSLFKGLTLGSLLLLSLYALLSEDLRYSRAIVLLGIMGSFTLFPAIRWLLKHSRIPLFYIGQNIRKRAVIIGSKDEYIRTSSLLKNSLSYDTILWVSPNNEKSSEIVGNLNDLPEVIRIHKINEIVFCSKDISPKNIIEQMAYFASHNLDFKIVGDAIIGSKTVFSEEPTFDIYINSISQPINKRNKRLLDITIGLFFLLFLPIFIFFIKQKAGFVKNIFAVLLGLKTWVGYAQPQSNILPQIKKSVLPISFDANKAEEYNFMYAKDYKIINDLIFIYKNLKLLGYNN; this is encoded by the coding sequence TTGTCGCAATGCCTCCATTCGCTAAAATTGGCCATTGATAATTTGGGGCAACCGGTTGAGGTTTTTGTTGTTGATAATCATTCGGTTGATGGTTCCTGTTACTTAATAAAAGAACAATTTCCATGGGTTAAACTAATAGAAAATAAAACCAATGTTGGTTTTTCTAAAGCAAACAATCAAGCCATTAGTCAAGCAAAAGGCGAATATATTTTACTTTTAAATCCCGATACCGTTTTAGAACAAGACACTTTATCAAAAGTAATTACTTTTATGGACAATCGTCTCGACGCAGGAGGTTTAGGCGTTAGGATGATTGATGGCAAAGGCAATTTTCTACCCGAATCGAAGCGTGGGCTTCCTACACCTAAAGTTGCATTTTTTAAAATTACTGGCTTATCTAAACTATTTCCAAAATCGCCTTTTTTTAATCAATATCACTTAGGATATTTAGACGAATTTTCTATCCATGAAGTCGATGTTTTATCGGGTGCATTTATGTTATTACGAAAAAGTGTTCTTAATAGTATTGGCTTACTCGACGAAACTTTTTTTATGTATGGCGAAGATGTTGATTTATCTTTCCGCATAAAACAAGCAGGTTATAAGAATTATTATTTCCCCGGAACAACAATTATTCATTACAAAGGCGAAAGCACAAAAAAAGGAAGTATTAATTATGTACGTATGTTTTATTCGGCAATGGCCATTTTTGCAAATAAACACTTTCGCTCAAACCAAAGCATTATTATGTCGTTTTTTATTCAAATAGCGATTTGGCTTCGAGCTTTTTTATCATTGCTAAAACGTGTCATTATACTAATTGCAATACCACTGTTTGATTTTATTTTCTTTTTTGGATTGCTGTATGCTATTACACAAATTTGGGAACAGATTAAATATGGCAACGAGGGTGTATATCCCGAAAAGTTTATATTATATGTTTTACCTGTATATTCTCTGTTGTTAGTCTTTGCTTTATATTACTCTGGCTTGTATGCTCAACGACCTCGTTGGTCGAGTCTTTTTAAAGGATTAACCTTAGGTAGTCTATTGCTATTAAGCCTTTATGCACTTTTAAGTGAAGATTTAAGATATTCAAGAGCTATTGTACTTTTGGGAATTATGGGTTCGTTTACCCTATTCCCGGCAATCCGATGGTTATTAAAACATAGCCGTATTCCACTTTTTTATATCGGACAAAATATACGAAAAAGAGCTGTAATAATTGGAAGCAAAGACGAGTATATTCGAACATCATCTTTGCTAAAAAATTCGTTATCGTACGATACCATCCTTTGGGTAAGTCCAAATAATGAAAAAAGCAGTGAAATAGTTGGAAATTTAAATGACTTGCCTGAAGTTATTCGCATACATAAAATAAACGAAATTGTTTTTTGTTCTAAAGATATATCACCTAAAAATATAATTGAACAGATGGCGTATTTTGCTAGCCATAATCTCGACTTTAAAATTGTAGGCGATGCTATCATTGGCAGCAAAACAGTCTTTTCAGAAGAACCTACTTTCGATATTTATATTAATTCTATTTCGCAACCTATAAATAAGCGAAATAAACGTTTGCTCGATATTACAATTGGTTTATTTTTCTTGCTGTTTTTACCAATTTTTATCTTTTTCATTAAGCAAAAAGCCGGTTTTGTTAAAAATATTTTTGCCGTTTTATTAGGCTTAAAAACATGGGTCGGTTATGCCCAACCACAAAGCAATATACTTCCACAAATTAAGAAATCGGTACTCCCCATAAGTTTTGATGCCAACAAAGCCGAAGAATATAATTTTATGTACGCAAAAGATTACAAAATAATTAACGACTTAATTTTTATTTATAAAAACCTCAAATTGCTCGGTTATAATAACTAA